The following DNA comes from Deltaproteobacteria bacterium.
GATGAGATCGACTACCTCACATATCTGGTGCAGGATGAGGAGACGGAGATCATCGTCCTCTATCTGGAGAGCATCAGCCATGGCTGCAGGTTAACGGAGATAGCTAAGGAGACAAAAAAGTCCATCATCGTCCAAAAGGTCAATATATACCCCTCCAGCACCCAGATCGCCAGGTTTCACACTGCTGCCCTGGCCACCGATGATCGGGTTGTGAGTGCTGCCTTTAGGGGGGCGGGCATCGTCAGGGCCCGTGACTATCGGGAGGTGGTCAACTTTGTAAAGATCTTCAGCATCCCCCCCATGAAGGGGAATAACCTATTGATCATCTCCCGCTCTGGGGGGATAGCCATATCGGCCTCAGATTTTGCCGAGGAGCATGGATTTCAGCTCTATCCCCTTTCTGAGGCGTTTCTGCGCCGAGTACAGAAGGCCTTTCGGGCTAAGGTGATCACACCTACAAATCCCCTCGATGTGGGTGACCTGTTCGATTTCAACTTCTACACCCAGATCACCGAGGAGGTGTTAAAGGAGGAAGGAGTAAATGGGGTCCTCTTTCAACATGCCGCCGCCCCTGGTTTGGAAACGGAGGAGTCGATAAAATTGGGGAAGGCCTTCGACAATCTGGCCCAGAGGTATCAAAAGCCCATTGCACTTTGCTTCCTCTCCGATGAACAGAGCATCGCATTTGTCAAAAAGTCCCTGGACTATCCCATGTTCACCGAGCCGGGAGAGGCCCTGCCCGCCCTGGCCGTATCGAGGGATCGTTATCGACGGTCCAAGGAGATAGAGAGGGAAAAACCTCCCCCCTCTTTCTTTTTAGATAGAGAGGAGATCTCCGAGATCATGCAAAGGGCCAGGGCGGCGGGGAGACCCCTTCTCCTCCATGAGGCCCTGGATGTCGTGACCGCAGCAGGGATCAAGACGGCCCCTTATTTCCTCTGCCGTGATCTGGAAGAGGCCATGGTGAGGGCCAAGGAGTTGGGTTATCCCTTGGCCCTAAAGGTAAATACCCCGAGCATCCTCCACAAGACAGATATGGGAGGTGTAGCCCTGGACATCAAGGAAGGGGAGAAACTAAGGGATAAATTTGGTCAACTCCTCTGGATACCAGAGAAGTTGGATCATCAGGGGGGGATATTGCTCCAGAAATTTGTGACCGAAGGTGTGGAGATGATCTTGGGGGGAAAGGTGGACGAAGGCTTCGGCCCCATCGTCCTGCTCGGTTTCGGGGGGATATACGCCGAGGTCTTTGGGGATACCACGCTGCGTGTCCTCCCCTTAACCGAAAGAGAGGCAGAAGGGATGATCGCTGAATTAAGGGGCTATCCCCTCTTGCGGGGGGCACGGGGGAACGCTCCTTTTGACCTGGCCTTTCTCAAAGAGGCCCTGCTACGGCTTTCACAGTTGATGATCGACTTCCCCCAGATCAAGGGGGTGGATCTCAACCCCCTCTTCCTCTTTCAGGAGGGGGAAGGAGGGATGGTGGTCGATGCGAGGATTATCACCGAGGTTTGAAAAGGAACAAAGTCTCATTGTTCCTATTCCATAAGTGCTTTCCATGTTTCTCGTTGTAAGAAGCTTCCTTCTACATTGCCTTCCATCTCTTGAAACATCGTGAAAGGAACCGCGAAACTCAACAGATCTTTTCCCAACTGTTTTCTGACGTTCTTCCTTGCCGATATGTCTGTAAACCCCACTACTGCTCTTGGTTTTTCAGCTCTTACTTCTTTATAGGGGTAGATACCAATTGTCTGGCAACCGGCGGCATACGGAATGATGACGTTCTCGTTACCTTCCCTGCCATAGTTTGCCAGAATCACAAGGGCGGAAAGCTGGTCCGGGTCAGCCAAGAATACGATAACTACCGGTTCTTCCTTCCGTAAATCTGCGTCTTTCAGGGGCTTGAACACGACGTATTTTGCAGGGATATCCACGATGGGCAAAAGTTCGACAAATCTCTTTACCAACTCGGGTGATTCTACGTAACGTTCGCCATACATGAAATCGTCAGTAAACTCACCTCTTCCAGCCTTACCAATGGCTTCTCCTACCTTCCTTCCTTGATCCCATTGCTCATTTCCTGTTGATAGAAAATGATAAAAACAATCAATGCCTCCAGGAAAATTCACATACTGGTTACCAAATCCTAAGCCGACACCTCCACCCCAGCAACCATATGTCTGCCTATCAAATACAGTTGTTTTACCTTTAGCTGCACTGGCAAACATAAACATTACGCATCCCCATTTCCCCTTTTTGAACTGGAGTGCATTTTGGGGTTTCTCATCTGTCCAAATAAGGGCCACAGGATGGTATTTTAGATCAAGGGCGCCGGCTATTTTACTTTCCACCATTTTGCCTCCTAAAAATTATATTACGCTAATTTCATCAAATTGGAGTCCATCCAAAAGGAGTAGGTCAGACGATCTTCTCCACCGGCCACATAAAGGCAAAAAGCCCCTTGTCCCCCACCTGGGCATCCAGTCCCTTTATCCGATCGGTCAATTCCTGAACCTTCTCCCTTTCATCTATGACGATGCCCAACACCATGTTTGCCCCGGGCCATATAGGGGAATCGAGGCGGGGGTTGCTCACCTCCCCCTTCCCCAGGACGCGCTGCCACTTGGTGTACTTGTCGATCTCTAATCCTTCCAGCAACTCCATCACCTCCTCATCGATGGCCTGGTTATAGATCATCATGATCATATACATCACTTCTTCCTCGCCTCCCTCCTGCGCTCGATGAAGTAATAGAGGGTGGGGACGAAGATGAGGGTGATGAGGGTAGAGGTCAAGAGCCCTCCGAAGACGGTCAATCCCAGGGGCCTCCATGCCTCTGACCCCTCCCCCCGGCTCACGATCATCGTAAAGGCACACCCCATGGTGGTGAGGGTGGTCATAAGGACAGGGCGCAGACGACGGCGCCCCCCGGTTCTGATGGCCTCAAGCAACCCCAGACCCCTGGCACGCATGAGGTTGATATAGTCCACCAGCACGATCCCGTTGTTCACCACGATACCCACCAGCATGATCATCCCGATGAGAGAGACCATGTTAAAGGTGGACCCCCCGAGCAATAGGAAGAGGAGGACTCCGATGAAGAGGAAGGGGATGGAGAACATGATGATAAAGGGGTGCAGAAGGGACTCAAATACCGAGGCCATCACCATGTAGACCAGGATGACACCCAGGCCCAAAAGGAGGAAGAGGGCCCGGAAGGACTTGCGCTGCTCCTCCACCTCCCCTCCCCAGGAGGTCATTATCCCCGGGGGTTTCTGCATCTTCGTCAAAGCCCTATCCAGGTCCTTTGCCACATCCCCCATAGGCCGCCCCCTCACATGGGACTCCACCCTTATGACCCTCATCTGGTTCTTCCGGTAGATCTCTACCGGGCCATGGCTCACCTGCAACTGGGCGATATTTTTCAGCTTTACGTGCTTGCCACTGAGAAGGGCAATGAAGGTGTTTTCGATGTCCCAGATCATCCGCCGCTGGGGCTCCTTCAGGCGTAGGAAGATGTCGTACTCGCTGCCCGCCTCAAGGAACTTGGCCGCTTCATGACCGTAGAAGTTGGTGCGCATGGTCTCTGCTATCTGGTTTACGGTCAGGCCCAGGCTTGCCGCCCTCTCCCTGTCTATCCTGATATGGATCTCCGGCTTTCCGGGGTCGTAATCAAGGGAGACATCCACTGCGCCTGGGATGCGCTCTAAGGTCCTTTTTACCTTGAGGGCAAAGGCGGAGAGTTGCTCCAGGTCATGCCCCATGACTTCGAGGCTGATCGGTTTCCCCGCACCCATCAGGATCCGCTCCATGGGGTCCTGCGTTCCCACCCCCACCCTCCGCAGGCCAGGTATACGGGAGATCTTTTTGCGGAGCACAGAGGCTATCTCCTGAGAGGATCTCTCTCTATCTTCTTTGTCCACCAACCTGACACCCCCATAGCCAATGTGACTCCCCATCTTGCTCCCGAAGGCCCGGGCCAGGCTCTTCTCCTCCTCACCACTGCGGACAGACATCACCTTAAGCTCCGGCACCTCCTGCCGGAAGATCTCCTCGACCTTGTGCATCACCTCATCGGTCTCCTCCACCCTGGTCCCCACAGGGAGCTCTAGTTGAGCCCGGATGTAGGAGGTGTCCTCTTCAGGCATAAACTCCGTCCCGATAATAGGGAAGAGGGCCAGGCTGGAGAGGAAGAGGAGGGCAGCAATGGCGATGGTGGTCTTTTTGCGCTGCAGGGCCCGATCCAGGAGCCCTCCGTAAAATTCCTCCATACCTGAAAAGATCCGCTCGGACCTCTTCATAAGGAATCGCCAGATCTTCTTTTTTGACTCTTTCCCTTTTTTTCTGAGGAGGCGGGAGGAGAGCATGGGGGTCAAGGTGAGGGCCGTGAACAAAGAGGCCAGGATTGTCACGGTGATCACGATGGCCATGTCCTTGAACATGATCCCGGTGAGC
Coding sequences within:
- a CDS encoding acetate--CoA ligase family protein → GGVVFGRRVLASVDELPEGIDVAVILTPADTVPAIVDGCGRKGIRWAIVETGGFGEYSEEGRRLEEDLLRVARRWGIRLIGPNGIGIINMGNGFVTPFFPLRREALREGKVGIISQSGGVVFALINLLASSNIGVSKVVSMGNKLDLDEIDYLTYLVQDEETEIIVLYLESISHGCRLTEIAKETKKSIIVQKVNIYPSSTQIARFHTAALATDDRVVSAAFRGAGIVRARDYREVVNFVKIFSIPPMKGNNLLIISRSGGIAISASDFAEEHGFQLYPLSEAFLRRVQKAFRAKVITPTNPLDVGDLFDFNFYTQITEEVLKEEGVNGVLFQHAAAPGLETEESIKLGKAFDNLAQRYQKPIALCFLSDEQSIAFVKKSLDYPMFTEPGEALPALAVSRDRYRRSKEIEREKPPPSFFLDREEISEIMQRARAAGRPLLLHEALDVVTAAGIKTAPYFLCRDLEEAMVRAKELGYPLALKVNTPSILHKTDMGGVALDIKEGEKLRDKFGQLLWIPEKLDHQGGILLQKFVTEGVEMILGGKVDEGFGPIVLLGFGGIYAEVFGDTTLRVLPLTEREAEGMIAELRGYPLLRGARGNAPFDLAFLKEALLRLSQLMIDFPQIKGVDLNPLFLFQEGEGGMVVDARIITEV
- a CDS encoding DUF169 domain-containing protein — protein: MESKIAGALDLKYHPVALIWTDEKPQNALQFKKGKWGCVMFMFASAAKGKTTVFDRQTYGCWGGGVGLGFGNQYVNFPGGIDCFYHFLSTGNEQWDQGRKVGEAIGKAGRGEFTDDFMYGERYVESPELVKRFVELLPIVDIPAKYVVFKPLKDADLRKEEPVVIVFLADPDQLSALVILANYGREGNENVIIPYAAGCQTIGIYPYKEVRAEKPRAVVGFTDISARKNVRKQLGKDLLSFAVPFTMFQEMEGNVEGSFLQRETWKALME
- a CDS encoding efflux RND transporter permease subunit, with product MRLPEFGVRRSITTIMVFLGIVLLGAVSLSKLPVDMLPDIEPPAISVITVYPGAAAADVEDKVTRSIENQLSIVDNLDTITSISAENQSIVTCKFDWGTDLDEASNNIRERLEFAKRLLPDDAEDPIIFKFSTAMVPILFIGFTADESYPRLYQFVDKYIADRLKNVPGVGAVQILGGLERQIQVRLDRQRIQAYRLSVGRIADKIHAEHLDLPAGKIKMGETEYLIRVLGEFEEPYELNNVIVGERNGSLIYLRDVAQVVDTHRERTMFVRVNGRDALLVMVQKQSGTNTVTVAQRVKKRLEELRYLFPKDVGYTINMDASRDILVSIKNLSTTLWWALIAVSAVVLFFLRRTTNSLIIVLTIPFSIIISFIFMYILGITINVMSLSSLIIAMGLVVDNAIVVLDNITRHVEEGERPGEAAIFASSEVGKAITASSLTLAVIFIPLIFMKGLTGIMFKDMAIVITVTILASLFTALTLTPMLSSRLLRKKGKESKKKIWRFLMKRSERIFSGMEEFYGGLLDRALQRKKTTIAIAALLFLSSLALFPIIGTEFMPEEDTSYIRAQLELPVGTRVEETDEVMHKVEEIFRQEVPELKVMSVRSGEEEKSLARAFGSKMGSHIGYGGVRLVDKEDRERSSQEIASVLRKKISRIPGLRRVGVGTQDPMERILMGAGKPISLEVMGHDLEQLSAFALKVKRTLERIPGAVDVSLDYDPGKPEIHIRIDRERAASLGLTVNQIAETMRTNFYGHEAAKFLEAGSEYDIFLRLKEPQRRMIWDIENTFIALLSGKHVKLKNIAQLQVSHGPVEIYRKNQMRVIRVESHVRGRPMGDVAKDLDRALTKMQKPPGIMTSWGGEVEEQRKSFRALFLLLGLGVILVYMVMASVFESLLHPFIIMFSIPFLFIGVLLFLLLGGSTFNMVSLIGMIMLVGIVVNNGIVLVDYINLMRARGLGLLEAIRTGGRRRLRPVLMTTLTTMGCAFTMIVSRGEGSEAWRPLGLTVFGGLLTSTLITLIFVPTLYYFIERRREARKK